The following is a genomic window from Acetomicrobium sp. S15 = DSM 107314.
GATATCGACCCTTATCGTCCCGGTCATCTTGCGCATTCCCTGGAAAGACGGTTCGGGGGATGAAGCCCCCTCTGCTACTTCGTCCACCTTTTGCGCTTCATCCGTCTTTTGCAACTTCTCAGCCGTGCACTCGCTGTCAGATGTCAGTTCATCTATCTCTACATTTGCGATTTCGGATATAGACATCACCGTATGCCGCGTAGTCTCTTGCTCTTCTTTCGTGGCCAGATAAACCTCAAAGGCGTAATCAAAACCTTCCCTCTCAAGCTCCTCAACGGGAGGGACAGTTTTTATGATTTCGCCCATCCCCTCGAGGCGCGACACCACAAGGTAGGCCCTGGCGGACTTCAAGAGGCATTGAGGGTCGAGGTGAATCGTCAGATGATACACCTTCATCCCCTGATCTTGCGCTTTCTTCACCCATTCCACTTCCTGAGAGGTAAGCCCGACAGGCGCTTGAGATTTTGTAGCTTCACGATGATTTACGACTTCTACCTTTGCCCTAAGGACCTTCAAAAGCTCATCCACGTCGACATCGCCGTCGCGGCCGCCTTTGCGAATCCGGTCGATCATAACCTGAAGCGCATCGAGACATCGAAAGAGGAGCGATACGTCATCACCGGTGATGAAGAGCTCACCCTTGCGCATGAGGTCGAGGAGGTCCTCCATGGCGTGAGTCAGGCCCGCCATGCCATCGAAACCCATCGCTCCCGCCATCCCCTTCAACGTATGGGCTACCCTGAAGATCTCGTTCACTATCTCAGGCTGCTCTGGGTTCGACTCAAGGCTTAAAAGCAGGTCCCCGAGCAGCTCAAGCTGTTCGGAAGATTCATCGAGAAAGGCATTCAAGTATTCCTTCGTATTTAGATCCATCGCCTCATTCTCCCTTCCGCATCTTTACCAACAATTTTACCCTCTCGGGAATTCTATAAAGCGGCAACGACTCATTCGCCGCGCCCGCCTCGACCGCAGATTTAGGCATTCCATATACGACGCACGTTTCGGGCGACTCCGCCAAGACAAACCCCCCTTTTGAGCGAATAGCCCTGGCTCCTTCTGTGCCATCCCTTCCCATGCCGGTCAATATTATCCCCACCGCTTTCGCTCCGGCGACATCTGCTACACTTAAGAATAACAGATCGGCCGCCGGTTTGACAGAGTGCAACGGCGGAGCATCGGAAAGCCTGCAGATGAATCGGCTGTCTTTTTTCTCCACCAACATGTGCTTGCCTCCGGGAGCTATGGCGGCGACGCCCGGCATAAGTTCTAACCCGTCTTGTCCTTCCACAACGTGCAACGCAGATATCTCATCAAGGCGCTTAGCCAAAGAAGCGGTGAACCCCGGAGGCATGTGCTGCGCGATGACTACAGGAACCGGAAGATCATGAGGCAGCCCGCTCAGGAGCTCCTGGAGCGCTTTAGGCCCCCCCGTAGAAGCCGCAACCGCTACGATCTCAGAAGGCTCGCCACGAGGCTCAATCGGTTGCGGTGCTTCTTTCAACGAAAGGGGCGCGCGGCGGTGCGCAAGTAGCGCGATGTTTACGCCTGAAGCCATCAAAACTTTGTTCCGGAGCTCATCCCCCACCTTGGCCATGTCCAAAGAGATCGTGCCCGACGGCTTGGCCACGAAGTCCACAGCCCCTGCAGCCAAAGCCTTAATGGTGATCTCTGCGCCTTCTCTCGTAAGGCTGCTCACCATGACGACCGGCGTCGGACGAAGGACCATTATGTCCTCAAGTGTGGCAAGGCCGTCCTTTTTGGGCATCTCAACGTCCAACGTAACCACATCGGGTTTGAGCTCTCCCAGCAGTTTGAGCGCTTCGATGCCGTCCCTGGCTCTGCCGACGACCTCCAGGCGAGGATCCTCTTCGAGAATATCGGAGATGAGCTTGCGCATGAACGCGGAATCGTCAACAACCAGAACGCGAACCTTTTTCATCGGGATAACTCCTGCTTTCTGATGAATTTGATCAACGCCGCTTCCGCCAAGGGAAAGAGCGATTCAAACTCGACGGCAATCTCTTTAAGCCCATCCACACCCTCCTGAAACCTCACGATTTTGGCCACAAACATAAAAGGGCTGCCCTCGATAGTCAGAGAGAGAAGCACCCTATCCCCTGCCGCCAACCCTCTCATGTCCGACGATCGCAGCCTGGCTCCTCCCAAGCTGATATCGAGGACGTCGCACTCCCGCCAATCTCCCCGCATGGGAGACCGCGCTTCGACGTCCAGGGGGAAAAATGCGGCCTTAAGGAGACAGGGGACGCGGAGGAACCGCCTCCTCTGAATGCGAATAAACTCCCCTACAGGACGCACCCAGAGGAGAGGGACGGAAGATGCGAGATCGCTCCGCACAGCGCTCACTTGCACAGCTATAGGAGAGCGCTCGTCCTCGAACATCACCTCGAACTGCATGTCTCTGTATATGGGCAGAAGCGCGCCGCGCAATAGAGGGTGAGATAGCGCCAAGAGCTCGCCTTCGATATCTTCGAGGCGCGAAGGATGGTGCCCCTTATAGAGCCCGGCATGGATATGGATATCGGCTCGCGCTCCAACCTTCAACTGCGATGCCGCACCGATCGCCATTTCACCCGCTCCGGGTCAGCCGCTTGGCCAGTCTGAAGAGAAAGGCCTTTACCCCGCGCCCTGCGACTGCTTTAGGGGGAAGTTCGCCAGAAGGTTCAGCCTTGGCGAGCCTGGAGGCGATCCACTTTACACACTGAGACGCTGCGCAACCGGGTTGATAAATGAAAAAAGGCCGGCTCGTCTCGGCAGCTCGCCTCACTGCCTCGTCCCTGAGCACATAACCCGCATAGGGCACAGAGATTTCCAAAAATTGGGCAGCGGCCATTTGGACCCTGCTCGCGACCGAGGCCGCTTTCTCATCGGAAGAGGCCATGTTCACGAGGAGGTTGACGTCGATGCCGGTTCCGCCGGAGAAGGCCAACACTTTAAGCATTCCGTAGCAGTCGCGGACAGCTGCAGGCTCGGGCGTCGTGAGCAAAAGCACGGAGTCGGCGGCCAAGCAAAAGGAGACGACGGTGCGATGCAAACCGGCCCCGGTGTCGATTATCAATATATCGGCCATGGAATCCAATACCGATAGGCTTTCTATGAGCGCGAGCTGCCTGCGAGGATCGAGGTCGGCGATGTCCGCCATGCCGACGCCGCCAGGTACGATCAATACGCCCTTGTCGACTTCCACCAATATCTCCTCCAGTCGCCTCTCACCCCGGATTACGTGAGCGAGGTTGTACCTGGAGGTGACGCCCAACAACAGATCCAAGTTGGCCAATCCCAAATCCGCGTCGAGCAGTGCTACTCTCTTACCCAAGCGCCCCAATGCCAAGGCTAAATTCGCGGATATGCTGCTTTTGCCGACGCCGCCCTTGCCGCTCGTTACCGCAAGCGACCGCAAGCGACCGCTTTCGGCGGAGATTCGGCCCGTCTCGGCTGCCACCAGTTCCCTCAATTCGTATGCCTGATCTGCGGGTTTCGCGTCAAGCCGAACCAAAGCGCTCCACTCCCATGACCAGTTTCGCAATGCGAGATGCTTCCGCCACCTCAATATCGCTCGGCACGTTCTGACCCGTCGTCAAAAAAGAAACAGGCGTGCCGAACTCGAGGCAGAAGTTAAGTAGCACGCCATATGTCATAGCCTCGTCCAGCTTGGTGAAGATAGCGCAAGATATAGGTATTTTGCTCATCCTCCGCACGACATCCACGATGACAGGATAGGCCACGTTAGCTTGAAGCACCAGGTGGACGGCGTCCGGTTTAAAGGCATCGTGAGCCCGTTCATATTCTTCCAGGTGGCGGTCATCCCGCTGCGATCGACCGGCCACATCGAGGAAAACCACTTCTGCGTCCGCGTGACGGGCGAGCACGTCGTCGTAATCTTTAGGCTCGAAAATTACCTCTATCGGAATCCCCAGGATCCTCGCATAGGTGCGCAGCTGCTCCACCGCAGCGATACGATAGGTATCGGCCGTTAAAAGCAGCACTTTTCTCCTCTCCCATAGGGACTGGATGGCGGCGAGCTTCGCTATCGTGGTGGTCTTCCCTACCCCAGTGGGGCCGATGAACATCACCTTTCGCCCCCCCAAAGCGGATGCGAAATCTCCACCTACCACACGGATATAGCCTGAAAGCCACTGAATCGCGTCTTGCGCTCCCGAGGCTTCGTGGTCTTGCGACAGTTTCTGCGCTAAGGCGGGCCCTACGCCGGCATCGATAAGCTTTTGACAAAAGGGAGACTTTTCGTGAGAGTTTTCCCCCGAATTGTCTTTAACCTTCTGGCCCTCTATCCTCGTCAAGATGGAGCGTATCTCTTTTATCCCTTCGAGCAGGGCGGGCATATCTCCGGACTTCGCCTTCTCTGAAAGCTCAAGCTTATCGGCAGATGACCTTTTTTGCGCCTCCAACAGCTGCTGAAAGGCGATGAGGCGCTCCTGCTTGGTTTGGACTCCTTGAGGTTCGTCCTCCTCCAAAATCCCGGCGGTCACCAAAAGGCTTCTCTTTCGGAACAGCCCAAGGAAACCCCCTTTTTTGACGACTTGGGACGACAGGATAACGGCGTCTCGCCCAAGCTTTTGACGGGCTATCTCAAGGGCTTCCGCATCGCTTCCCGCTTCAAACATTATCTGCTTCGCAAGCCGCATGAGCTATTCCACCATCCCCAAGGAGCGCAACTCAGTGCCCGGTGTAATTTCATTATAGGAGATAACAGGAATTTGGGGCAAACTTCCCTCCAACAGGCGGCGCACCACGAGTCTCACGTCGGGGTGGACCAGCAGGACCGGCGCATGGCCGGCGGCAGCTGCTTTTTCCATCTTGTCGCCCACAGCTTTGATAAGCTTTTGAATTTCGTCGACGGGCATACCGAGCCTCCATCCCGATGCGAGGTCGCCCTGCATCGACTCTTTTACGCGTTGCTCCCACCTCGGAGAAAGGGTGAGGACGGCGACGGTGCCTTGAGGATCCTGAAGGGAGATCGTAATGTGCCTGAATAAGGCCTCCCTGACGCGCTCGGTCAGGAAGTCAGGATTCCGAGAGATACGCCCCACGTCTGCAAGCGTCTCGAATATCGTAACCAGATCCCTGATAGGCACCGATTCTCTCAGGAGGTTCTGCAGCACTTTCTGCACGTCTCCGAGGGAGAGCACGTTCATGAGCTCCTCTGTAACGGCGGGATTGCTCTCCTTGACGAGATCTACGAGCTTCTGGGTTTCTTGGCGGGTCAACAGCTCGGCGCCGTATTTCTTGACGATCTCAGAGATGTGCGTCGCGAGCACAGAAGGAGCATCTACGACGGTGTAACCCAGCGATTCGGCCTGCTCGCGCAGTTCGGGGGCTATCCAGTAACCTTCGAGGCCGAAGGCAGGCTCTTTGGTGGGAATGCCCACCAACGGCTCCTCCGTCCCACTCGTGTTCATCGCTAAATAATGATCGGGCATTATTTCCGCGCGGGCTACCTGCGCCCCCTTGATGCGGATCAGGTATTCGGTTGGCTTGAGCTGTATGTTGTCTCTGATGCGTATCGGAGGCACGATCAGCCCCCTCTCCATGGCCATCTGGCGCCTGATCGTGGCTATGCGCTCGAGCATATCCCCTCCCTGAGACGGGTCGACGAGCGGGATCAGGGCGTAGCCTATTTCCACCTCCATCGGGTCTACGGCGACGAGGGGCAGCACGCTTTCGGGGGCACCAGCAGGCGCCTTGGCGGCTGGCGTAGGCGCCTCGCCGGCAGGTTCGCCCGGCGGCGCTTTGTTCTCTCTGTAGACCACAAAACCTGCGAGCGCCAGTATTGTGCCGAGGAGGAGGAATGGGGTTGTGGGGAGGCCGGGGACCACGGCCAAGGTGAAGAGCAGCCCCGCGCCTATAAAAAGAGGGCGACAGTTCGAGGAGAGCGACGCCACGATATCGCGCCCCAAGTTGGATTCTCCTGCCGCTCTGGTGACGATGATTCCCGTCGCGGTGGATAGCAACAGCGCAGGAATCTGGGCGACGAGACCGTCGCCCACCGTCAACAAGCTGTAAGTCTGGAGGGCTTCCCGGAAGGTGAACCCCCGCTGAAAGACACCTATGGTCAGACCTCCCAAAATGTTCACCACGGTAATGATGAGGCCGGCTATGGCATCCCCTCTCACGAATTTGGAGGCCCCGTCCATGGATCCGTAGAAATCGGCTTCCCTCTGTATCTCGCTCCTTCGCCTCCTGGCCTCCTTTTCGTCTATCAGCCCGGCGTTCAAATCGGCGTCTATGGCCATCTGCTTGCCCGGCATCGCGTCCAACGTAAAGCGCGCCGCCACTTCGGCCACCCTCTCCGCGCCGCGCGTAATGACGACGAATTGGATGATGACGAGGATCAAAAAGACTACGCCTCCTACGACGTAGTTGCCTCCTACCACGAAGTCGCCGAAAGCGGCTATGACCTCACCGGCATAAGCCTGAAGCAAGATCAGGCGCGTCGTCGAAACGTTCAAGGCGAGGCGGTAAAGGGTAGCTATCAGCAATATGGTCGGAAAGGCAGGTATCTCGAGGGGCTTAAGGACATAGAACGTCGCGAGGAGCACGACGACTCCGAAGGTTATGTTCATAGAGAGCAGTATGTCGAGCAAAAACGTCGGCATGGGGATGATCATCATACCCACTATCAGGATGATCAAAAAAGCCATTCCAACGTCGGCGAAGCGCGTAGCCCTTCTCATCAGAGAACTTTCGCGGATATCAGCCATTACGTTCGGCCTCCAACATTGACGAATGGACCTCTCCTCTTAGTGCGATATACGAACGCCAAAACCTCGGCCACAGCTTTATACAACTTCTCGGGGATCTCCGAACCCAATTCCGCCTCGTAAAGGGCCCTGGCGAGTGCACGATTTTCCACGATAGGCACACCGTGGCTTCGGGCCACTTCCCTGATCCGCTGCGCCAAGATCCCTTTCCCTTTTGCTACGAGCACGGGGGCCTCCATGATGCTTCTATCATAGCGCAAAGCGACGGCCAATGTGGTAGGGTTGGTTATGACCACGTCGGCCTTAGGCACTTCGGCCATCATCCTGCGCCTGGCGAGCTCCCTCTGTCTCTGGCGAATCCTGCGGCGCACCAACGGATCTCCCTCGATATCTTTAAACTCCTCCTTGAGCTCTTGCCTGCTCATCCTGATCGAACGCTCGAACTCCCACCTCTGATAGGCGTAGTCAAATACCGACAAGGCCAAAAGGAGAAGCGCCATCTTGAGGCTCGCGCTCCATAGGGTGCGCAGCAAAAGGCCCACCCCTGCGAGGTGCGGAAAGCGCACCATGGACAAGAAAAGCTCAAGCTCTCCCTTTATGGTCCAAAAGAGCACGAGCGCCAACAGCGACGCCTTGAGGACCCCTTTTAAAAGCTCCACCAAGGAACGCAAGGAAAAGACGCGTTTGAAGCCCTGCACGGGATTGAGGCGGTCGAATTTGGGGATCAACGGTTTAGCCGTAACGACGAACTTCACCTGGAAGAGCGTCACTGCGAGGGCAAAAACGGCGCAAAGCAGCCCCAGTGGCAGCCATAAAAGGAGATATCTCTTCGCCGCCACCATGGCCAGTTCTTTTATCCAGAGTTCACCAGTGAGGTCTCGCCCGATGTAAGAGATATCCCAGCTCAGATATTCTCTCATTCCGTTAAACAGAAAAGAAGAGATAAAATAGATGGTCACCAACCCAGCCATGATGGATACCGCGGCAGATAAGTCCTGACTTCGCGCTACGCGCCCTTCTTCGCGCTCCCTGCGGCGTTTGCGGGGCGTGGCGGGTTCCGTGCGTTCTTGGGCAAAAAGCTGCAGGTCGAAGGACCTTGTTAGCGCCACAGCGCAGCCCCCTTCATGGCCAGCTCCAAAGCATCTTCTATTTTTCCATGGATCAGATCGACTGCGACGGGCAAAACCATCATAAGCATCAAAAAACCCAACAGCACTTTCAGGGGCAATCCCAAAACAAACACGTTCAATTGAGGGACGGTCCTGGCTATGAAGCCGAGGCCTATATCGGCCAAAAGGAGAGCTCCATAGAACGGTAGGGTGATTTTAACGGCCAGGTAAAATGCCTCTCTTAGCCAGGTGGCGACCTGCGGGTCTTCTGCGAAGCTCCACTCAACCTGGGCCAAAGGGAATAGGCGCAGGCTCTCCATCAACCCCTGAAAGAGGAGTATGTGCCCGTTCCAGTACAGGAAAAACCAAAGCCCGAGGAGGAACTTGAGCTGTCCTATAACCGATGTCTGCACCTGGGATAGCGGATCCAAGACGTTAACCATGCCGAAGCCCATAGAGACGCCTATCAGCCAACCCGCCATCTCCATCGCGTACAAAGGCAGGGCCGACAAAAATCCCAAGGTCGCCCCTATGAAGAACTCCCGCGTGCACGCCAGGATCAAGGCCAACGGCTCGGTTAAATTGGGCGGAAAAGCCTGAGCTAAAACCATGGGCAAAGCGGCGAAGGCCAGCAGGAGCGCCAGCCAAAAGCGCGCAGCGATGGGCATCGACGGCACTGTGAGCGCAGGAGAAACCATGAGGAGCCCGAGGAAGCGAAGCCCCAACATAAAGGTCAAGGTCAGCAGGAAAAGCCAATCTCCGTTCATGGTATGAAACTATCAAGATGTCCCAATATGTCCCGCGCCATCTGACCGATATTGCCAAACATCCATGGCCCGAGAAACAAGAGAGCCAAAAAGACCGCCAAGATCTTGGGTATGAAGATGAGGGTCTGCTCCTGGATCGAAGTGGCCGTCTGCAGTATGCCTATTATCAAGCCCACAGCCATGGCCGTCAGAAGGACCGGCGCGGAGGTCAACAGGGTAATCCAAACGGCATGTCGAAACGCGTCCATCGTGGTCACGGACAAGTCGCCTCCTTATTTAAAGCTGCTCACAAGGCTCGAGACCACCAGGTCCCAGCCATCCGCCATTACAAACAGAAGCACTTTAAACGGCAACGATACAAGCATGGGAGGCAGCATTATCATGCCCATGCTCATCAACACGCTCGCCACTATCATGTCAACCACGATAAAAGGGATAAATATTACCACACCCATCTGAAAGGCTATCTTGAGCTCGCTCAACATGAAGGCCGGGATCAATACGCGCGTCGGAAGGTCATCCGGCGTTTGAGGCCTCGGGAGATCGGCCAAGGACACCATCAGCGACAATTCCCCCTCCCTCGTCTCTTTGAGCATGAAAGCGCGCACGGGTTCGACAGCACCGTTCAGCGCCTCGGGAGCCGAGATCTCGCCGCGCAGATACGGGTCGAGCGCGTCATCGTAAACCTTCTGCCACACGGGGGCCATGGTAAAGAAGGTCAAAAAGAGCGCCAGCGTGACCAGAATCTGATTCGACGGCATCTGTTGGACGCCTATAGCGCTTCGCACAAAGCTCAAGACTACCAATATGCGGGTGAAGCTCGTGAGCATCAATACAATGGCAGGAGCGAGGCTCAAAACAGTAAGGAGCGCCAGGATTTGGAGGGTGAGCGCCACATCCTGAGGCGATTGAGCAGCCTTTATGCCGAATTCCACGCTCGGAATGGGGATAGAGGGGGGCTCGGGCTGAGCATAGGCAGCTCCGACCAGGAGCACTATAAAGGAAAGGGCTATAGCGCTTTTAACCGCACGATTGAGCCACCTTGTTGATTCAAGAGACATCGCCGCTTTTATCCTCCCAATCCCTGAGGCCCCACCTCCCAAGGAAGAGAGCGCCGTTTTTGCCGGAGACGAAGGCTACGACATCAGGGCCGCAGCGGACCAGATATACAACCTCGTGCCCCAGCGGCAACGTGGCTAAAAGGCACAAATCTCCCCTTTTGGGTCGAGAGATCCCCCTCTTTTGAGCAAAGCGCAGGGCCAACCACGCACATGCGCCGATGCCGATCAAGGCCAAGAACATACGAAAAAGATAACTCTCGATGGTGGGCGCCTCGGAAGCCGCCAAAGCCGGAAAAGGACAAAAGAGCGAGGCCGCGACCGAGGGTAATATGCATATCCTTAGCGACCTCGCCGAATACATCAAAATACACATCCATCCGAGGTTCGAGCTAAGACAGGGCCTTTTTCAAGGCCTCCAAGACGCGGTCGGGCTGAAAGGGCTTTACGATGAAGTCGGAAGCCCCAGCTTGGATGGCCTCAATGACCATCGCCTGTTGTCCCATAGCGCTGACCATAACGACCTTGGCGTTCGGGTCGATCTTTTTGATCTCCTTCACAGCAGCGATGCCATCGACTTCGGGCATGGTAATGTCCATAGTCACTAAATCCGGCTTGAGTTCCTGATAAAGCCTTACGGCCTCAGCACCGTTCGTCGCCTCGCCAGCTATCTCAAAACCACCTTTGAGGAGTATGTCCTTCAACATCATACGCATAAAAGCAGCATCGTCCACCACCAGGACCCTTGTCACACAATTCAGCCCCTTCCCCCAAATATATCTTCAGCCGCTGATAGAGCGAATGCGATCGGCCTTGCTCGCGATCTCAGTTACCCTGACGGCGAAGCTCTCATCGATGATGACGACTTCACCACGCGCGATGAGTTTGCCGTTGGCCAAAATATCGACCGGCTCACCGGCCATCTTTTCTAATTCTATCACGGAGCCGGGCCCCATGTTTAAAATCTCGCCTATCGTCTTCCTGGTGCGTCCGAGCTCCACGGTTATGCGAAGCGGAACATCCACTATCAGATCGAGATTGCCAATGCCCTTCAGTTCGGGCTCTTCGTCTGGCCTTAAAGGTAGAAATGCGGCCGGTCGCGCTTCTACCGGCACTGAAGTGGCGCCGGCCCCCACGACTGCACCTCCTCCAGCACGAGGGGGTGGAGCGGGTTCGGTTTGAGCCGTGCTCGGTCGCGGCTCATGGGGTTCGGGTTTAGCGGCTTCTTCTTTGGCAGCGCTCTGAACCGCTTTATTCAACTCTTCGGCTAACTTGTTCGAGGCATCGAGGGTGGTGAGAAGCCAGACGTCAAAAGAGCCTATATCGTGGATCTCCACATTGTACCGTACTGCCCAGATTTTTTCCCCCCGATCCATCTCGCCAAAGGGACGCCACTCTCCGTGCGGCAGAGTCGCGGAGACGCCGCGGGGCACCACTTTTTTACCCGAAAGAAGCCTGCTCAAATCGGCAAGAGCGGTCCCCACAAATTGGCTCAAGCCTTCCTGAGCGGCGCTCAGATAGAGATCGTTCATTTCGGGCGGAAGGTCCTTGCCGTCCCCTCCCATCATGAGATCGGCGAGCATGAGCGCTCCGCGCCCGTTCAAGACCAATGCGGCGGGGATTTCCAACCCATCCCACGTCATGGAATAGAGGAAGGGAGACGGATCGCCTAAACGGCTCAAAAAATCATCTTGAGACAAAACGGTCTCTTCCGCTAACTTCACTGCAACCGTTTTGCCGGAAAGCATCCCCATGACTCTCTCGCCGGCCGCAGAAAAGACCGAGGCGACTTCAGAGAGGAGGCCCGTATCCTGCCCCGCAGAATCCGCTTTCTTCTCGCCGGACGACCCTTTTAGCAGGGCATCTATCTCCTCCTGGCTCAAGAGGTCATTAACCATACCACATCCTCCTCCTCTGCGCCCAGCTTTTGAACGACGTCAGTTATCCGTACGGCATATCGCCCTTTCGATGTGCCGGGGGCTGCATAAAACTTTACATTGCTGCCAATGCGAACGGCCACGGGATCAGCGTAAGACTCCTCCAAACGGATGACATCGCCGGGACGAAGTCCGAGCAGTTCTTTCAGCTCGATCTCGGCATGGCCGAGCTCTACGACGACTGGCACCTTAATGTCCTTGAGCCTTTCAGTCAATTTCTCCTTGGCGTTCTCGGTCCCCTTCCGCCCAGTCGAAGCGAACCACCGCTGGGAGCTCAAACGATCCACGACCGGCTCCATCACGAAATAGGGGACGCAGAAGTTCATGAGCCCCTCGATGTTCCCGAGTTGGACCTTGAGCGTAACCACCAGCACCATATCGGAACCAGGGCAAATCTGTACGAAAAAGGGATTGCTCTCGAGGTTAACGAAGCGGAATTTCAAGTCTACGACAGTACTCCAGCTCTCCTCCAAGAGCTCGAGAATGCGCATAAATATCCTCTCGGCCACCATGCGCTCTATGTCGGTGAGGCTCCTCGGCTTGGAGAGCGATTCTCCTTTGCCGCCAAGGCTACGGTCGATGATAGCGAATATTAAGCTCGGGGCGATCTCCAGCATGGCACTGCCGCTCAAGGGATACATATCGAGCACCGCTATCACAGTCGGCTGAACGAGCGAGCGCACGAATTCATCATAAGATATCTGATCCACCGAAGCCACCTCGGCCGAGACCAAAGAGCGCGCCATCGTGGAAATGGCCGTGGTGACCTGGCGGGCGAAGGACTCGTGAACCATTTGGATCGCCCGGAGCTGATCTTTGCTGAATTTGTCCGGCCGCCTAAAATCGTAGATCTTGAACTTCTTCTCTTCTTCGCTCTTTTTAATGGCCTCGATATCGACATGGCCGCTGGAGAGGGCTTGTAAAAGGGCATCTATTTCAGCCTGAGAGAGGACTTCGGGCACCATAAGCTCCCACTCCTTTATTGAAGCATAAATTCCTCAAACAAGACGCGCTTCACTGGGGCACGCCCGTCCGCAAGCGGCATCATGGCGTTGATCCTCCTCGTGAGGTCCTGGCTCGCCTCCAATATTCCCTCGGCCGTCCTCAAATCGTCGTAAAAGCGATCTTTCATGGCCAATATTACCTCGTTTTTGACTCTGCTCTGCCAACCGCTCTCGGAAAAGAGGTTTAACGCCTTGGGCGAGTTCAATTCAAGGACGAGCTTGAAGCGCACGATCTTCGGTTCTCTATCGGCGAGGTTAACGGTGAAGTCTCCCATATTGACCATGGGCCCCGGCATTTCCACCTGCCTCTCCGGCGACGTCACATACGCAGGCTGTTTAAGAATTTTCCCCCCAAAAAACACCCCCGCGCCTACCCCTACGAGCAGAATCACAATGCCAACGAGGGCGAACAGGATAATCTTCTTCAACATATATATATACCCCCATGATTATATCAATCTTTAGAATAGCGGGAAAGCACAACCACGTCCACCCTGCGATTGAGCCGCCTGTGGTCGTCGGTGTCGTTGGGCACGAGGGGTCTAAAGGGACCATATCCGACGGCCCGTAGCCTGCGCGGGTCGATGCCCACGACATCACTCAAGAAAGAGGCGACAACGGCCGCTCGAACCGAGGAAAGCCCCCAATTGTCTTTGTAGGGCCCGCCTTTCAAGGGGACGTTATCCGTATGCCCCTCCACGGACAGCTGATTAGGCAACTCTTTCAAGGCCCCTCCCACTTTGGACAGGAGCCTTTTGGCCTCAGGCCGTAGCTCTGCGCTCCCCGGTTCGAAGAGAAGCTGTTCCGTGAAGGAGATAACCACGCCCCTCTCGTCGATTCGTGCAGATATGTCCTGCTTTAAGCCTTCCTCACGAAGGAATATATCGAGCTTTTGCAAGGTGGACAGGATATCGTGCGTCTCTTGGGCGCTCTGTCCGGCGCTGAACCCTCGAAAGCCGGCGAATACGTTCTCCGCCTCCTGCATGCTCTTCCCACCCGGCAAGACTCCGATAGCTCCCTGAAAAGAGTAAATCATCTTCTGAAATTTCTGAACGTCGATAGAAGAAAATGAAAAAAGAAAGACGAAAAAAGTAAGGAGCAATGTGACCATGTCTCCATAAGTGGTGAGCCAGTTACCTTTAACTCCCTCGTCTATTTTCCTCCGCTTTCGTGCCATCACTATCCTGCCTTTTCTTTAGATTCTTGCCTTTCAGCCTCCAATTCATTTCTTAACTTAGGCGGCAGGAATATCTTGAGCTTCTCCTCGACGATGCGCGGGTTC
Proteins encoded in this region:
- a CDS encoding protein-glutamate methylesterase/protein-glutamine glutaminase; this translates as MKKVRVLVVDDSAFMRKLISDILEEDPRLEVVGRARDGIEALKLLGELKPDVVTLDVEMPKKDGLATLEDIMVLRPTPVVMVSSLTREGAEITIKALAAGAVDFVAKPSGTISLDMAKVGDELRNKVLMASGVNIALLAHRRAPLSLKEAPQPIEPRGEPSEIVAVAASTGGPKALQELLSGLPHDLPVPVVIAQHMPPGFTASLAKRLDEISALHVVEGQDGLELMPGVAAIAPGGKHMLVEKKDSRFICRLSDAPPLHSVKPAADLLFLSVADVAGAKAVGIILTGMGRDGTEGARAIRSKGGFVLAESPETCVVYGMPKSAVEAGAANESLPLYRIPERVKLLVKMRKGE
- a CDS encoding flagellar brake protein, which translates into the protein MAIGAASQLKVGARADIHIHAGLYKGHHPSRLEDIEGELLALSHPLLRGALLPIYRDMQFEVMFEDERSPIAVQVSAVRSDLASSVPLLWVRPVGEFIRIQRRRFLRVPCLLKAAFFPLDVEARSPMRGDWRECDVLDISLGGARLRSSDMRGLAAGDRVLLSLTIEGSPFMFVAKIVRFQEGVDGLKEIAVEFESLFPLAEAALIKFIRKQELSR
- a CDS encoding MinD/ParA family protein, which translates into the protein MVRLDAKPADQAYELRELVAAETGRISAESGRLRSLAVTSGKGGVGKSSISANLALALGRLGKRVALLDADLGLANLDLLLGVTSRYNLAHVIRGERRLEEILVEVDKGVLIVPGGVGMADIADLDPRRQLALIESLSVLDSMADILIIDTGAGLHRTVVSFCLAADSVLLLTTPEPAAVRDCYGMLKVLAFSGGTGIDVNLLVNMASSDEKAASVASRVQMAAAQFLEISVPYAGYVLRDEAVRRAAETSRPFFIYQPGCAASQCVKWIASRLAKAEPSGELPPKAVAGRGVKAFLFRLAKRLTRSG
- the flhF gene encoding flagellar biosynthesis protein FlhF; amino-acid sequence: MRLAKQIMFEAGSDAEALEIARQKLGRDAVILSSQVVKKGGFLGLFRKRSLLVTAGILEEDEPQGVQTKQERLIAFQQLLEAQKRSSADKLELSEKAKSGDMPALLEGIKEIRSILTRIEGQKVKDNSGENSHEKSPFCQKLIDAGVGPALAQKLSQDHEASGAQDAIQWLSGYIRVVGGDFASALGGRKVMFIGPTGVGKTTTIAKLAAIQSLWERRKVLLLTADTYRIAAVEQLRTYARILGIPIEVIFEPKDYDDVLARHADAEVVFLDVAGRSQRDDRHLEEYERAHDAFKPDAVHLVLQANVAYPVIVDVVRRMSKIPISCAIFTKLDEAMTYGVLLNFCLEFGTPVSFLTTGQNVPSDIEVAEASRIAKLVMGVERFGSA